A stretch of the Ptychodera flava strain L36383 chromosome 18, AS_Pfla_20210202, whole genome shotgun sequence genome encodes the following:
- the LOC139117028 gene encoding uncharacterized protein isoform X2 produces the protein MDTKRQLNACASSSSSSPGRIQPTTNPFTACPHGLSSFRRLMSILYLLSLLSLVRGMCSDPGVPTDGYLLSQNVTFPVSDTEEVEFACNYGYMLLGNDTLVCESGGTWSSSLPQCTGIMSGASTAPGPRSTPYGAMLSTATGHEETTAAEVSSVAINAFIIAGTQASATVGGSPPSKDELSSDDGSVDALRVFLYVVLAAFLTILAAYMVVLATKAVNKRISRTEPDPEDAPLNGLPMSAWAADSGAQPQNADAERGNRPKGRHTTYRALSATGRENIQYVEGNFYLDSRPGEPIMNSEDYIEELTNMRVM, from the exons ATGGATACAAAG AGGCAACTAAATGCCTGtgcgtcatcatcgtcatcatcaccggGTAGAATTCAACCAACCACGAATCCGTTTACAGCCTGCCCGCATGGATTATCATCGTTTCGTCGTTTGATGTCAATTCTATACTTGTTATCCTTGCTCTCATTGGTCAGAG GAATGTGTAGTGATCCGGGCGTTCCGACAGACGGTTATcttttgtcacaaaatgttaCTTTCCCTGTGAGTGATACGGAAGAGGTGGAATTTGCATGTAACTATGGATACATGTTGCTGGGTAACGACACCCTCGTGTGTGAATCAGGGGGCACGTGGAGCTCATCGCTGCCGCAATGTACAG GTATCATGAGTGGTGCAAGCACCGCACCAGGGCCACGCAGTACGCCGTACGGAGCAATGCTCAGCACGGCTACCGGTCACGAGGAAACCACAGCCGCAGAGGTGTCCAGCGTCGCGATCAATGCCTTCATTATCGCGGGGACCCAAGCAAGCGCCACGGTGGGCGGGTCGCCCCCCAGCAAGGATGAACTCTCTTCTGATGATGGTAGCGTTGACGCACTAAGAGTGTTCCTGTACGTTGTGTTGGCTGCCTTTCTGACAATATTAGCGGCGTACATGGTTGTGCTGGCGACCAAGGCTGTGAACAAACGGATCAGCAGAACGGAGCCCGACCCCGAGGATGCGCCCCTCAACGGGTTACCGATGTCAGCCTGGGCAGCCGACAGTGGAGCTCAGCCGCAGAACGCTGATGCTGAGAGAGGGAACAGGCCAAAGGGGAGACACACTACGTATCGGGCGCTTTCGGCCACTGGGAGAGAAAACATCCAATATGTGGAGGGTAATTTCTATTTGGACTCACGGCCTGGCGAGCCAATCATGAATTCTGAAGACTATATCGAAGAACTGACCAACATGAGAGTTATGTAG
- the LOC139117028 gene encoding uncharacterized protein isoform X1 produces the protein MTDVYVTLSQQHDGILIRCIHVCKRQLNACASSSSSSPGRIQPTTNPFTACPHGLSSFRRLMSILYLLSLLSLVRGMCSDPGVPTDGYLLSQNVTFPVSDTEEVEFACNYGYMLLGNDTLVCESGGTWSSSLPQCTGIMSGASTAPGPRSTPYGAMLSTATGHEETTAAEVSSVAINAFIIAGTQASATVGGSPPSKDELSSDDGSVDALRVFLYVVLAAFLTILAAYMVVLATKAVNKRISRTEPDPEDAPLNGLPMSAWAADSGAQPQNADAERGNRPKGRHTTYRALSATGRENIQYVEGNFYLDSRPGEPIMNSEDYIEELTNMRVM, from the exons ATGACCGATGTATATGTAACTCTGTCACAACAACATGATGGCATTCTCATcagatgtatacatgtatgtaag AGGCAACTAAATGCCTGtgcgtcatcatcgtcatcatcaccggGTAGAATTCAACCAACCACGAATCCGTTTACAGCCTGCCCGCATGGATTATCATCGTTTCGTCGTTTGATGTCAATTCTATACTTGTTATCCTTGCTCTCATTGGTCAGAG GAATGTGTAGTGATCCGGGCGTTCCGACAGACGGTTATcttttgtcacaaaatgttaCTTTCCCTGTGAGTGATACGGAAGAGGTGGAATTTGCATGTAACTATGGATACATGTTGCTGGGTAACGACACCCTCGTGTGTGAATCAGGGGGCACGTGGAGCTCATCGCTGCCGCAATGTACAG GTATCATGAGTGGTGCAAGCACCGCACCAGGGCCACGCAGTACGCCGTACGGAGCAATGCTCAGCACGGCTACCGGTCACGAGGAAACCACAGCCGCAGAGGTGTCCAGCGTCGCGATCAATGCCTTCATTATCGCGGGGACCCAAGCAAGCGCCACGGTGGGCGGGTCGCCCCCCAGCAAGGATGAACTCTCTTCTGATGATGGTAGCGTTGACGCACTAAGAGTGTTCCTGTACGTTGTGTTGGCTGCCTTTCTGACAATATTAGCGGCGTACATGGTTGTGCTGGCGACCAAGGCTGTGAACAAACGGATCAGCAGAACGGAGCCCGACCCCGAGGATGCGCCCCTCAACGGGTTACCGATGTCAGCCTGGGCAGCCGACAGTGGAGCTCAGCCGCAGAACGCTGATGCTGAGAGAGGGAACAGGCCAAAGGGGAGACACACTACGTATCGGGCGCTTTCGGCCACTGGGAGAGAAAACATCCAATATGTGGAGGGTAATTTCTATTTGGACTCACGGCCTGGCGAGCCAATCATGAATTCTGAAGACTATATCGAAGAACTGACCAACATGAGAGTTATGTAG